GAAAGCTCATCCGCAACTAGAACCTTCCTGGCAGTAAGCATCTTGAAGTCCTCTTCCATCGCTGCAACCTGAGCTTTACCAGAAGCGACTTTGGCTTCCTTGAGGTTAACAGCTTGACCCACGTCCTTGGCTTGATGAAAAGTGGCTAAGACATCCATCAAAAAGGATTGAAGGTTAGCCAAAGTAGCAGTTTGGTGAGAATCAAGCTTTTGACCAAGTAGAaagacaagcaattccttagcagcgTGACTCGTTTGAGAATCAGCTCGAATCTGGTCGAGGAATCCACTGTCGAAAATgatagccttcagccgacccatgcTCTCTTCAATCTGCTGAAGATTGGCATTTCCACtggattgagcagtctcagcagtaaCATCAGGTTGACGGGGCGGAGAATCCCACTCCAAAGTGCCATCGAGAAAGCCATCCAAAGCCGCCAGTGGATCTTCCTCAAATAAAATATCAAGCTTCTCACTAGACACgtgagatgaagagccacccttggcttGAGGCCAAAGTTGCACAGTAGCAGTCGACTTTGGAGGAGGCATGGGGCTAGCATCTTTATCAAGAAGAGCTTCTGTTTCGCGAATGGGAGAAGTTGCACCTTGAGTTTCCTACAAGAGAAAATCAGGAAAGTCAGCCTAGGCTTCTTTAATGGCCCGTTGGTAAAATAAGACGCACATCCGAGGAACCACCAGAGCGCGGAAAAGTTACAAAAATGGATGATTACCTGGTGGGTAGACCCTTTGGAAGGGCTCGAGTTGGTGGAACTCTTGGAACGATGAGGAGATTTGTGACCAGATTTGCTcctgaccttcctccttccctcagatgtCGAAGTCTTTTTAGCTGAAGATGCAGCTTTAGGAGGCTTCTCGACGCCCtcagttttggattttgcaggatTGGGAGCTGGAGAGTTTTCACGGGACGGAGGATTGGAAGTGGAATGTTCATGGACATCagcctaaaaaaaaaaaaacttgatttgACCGAGAGATCACAAACCAAAACGTCGCAAGGTACTCTTGAAAATAAGAAACACACCTGAAGAGCGGCGTCGCCACCACCTTCCTTGCCGTCGATTTCAGGCTGAGCATCAGACACCAATTTGGAAGTCTTATTGGTTGTGGAAACACCAGCCCCCCTGGCCTTCTTCTGGCTAGCCGAAGGAGCAGGCTTAGGTTTCCTTTTTCGACCCTGTCGAAGGAAATGTTAGTCGAGGTTCCAAAACAtcgaaaggaaaaggaaaagccgcgaggaaagtaccttgagcATGTCAGCAAGGCTGACattatcatcctcatcatcatcatcatcatcctcgatcacaatcggcttGTCTTTAGAGGAATGGGCCACCGGGGAAGTAACTTGAGGAGCCGGCTTAgtaatgacttcagctgcaaaTGAAAAGGAAAGTTAAGAACTAAAACAACAAAGGCAAGGCCAAGTCGaaatattaccttgaccaatacgcatgttcagcgataggtggttgaagatttcgacgggcacatgatacggaaagttccataagtggtacttagtccaagtcactcgctttcgaggaggaagagcttgattggccaacacatttatatttacgtggtcaacccatttgggcaagaccggtggaaaggccaatgaaaacctactcgtaggcaaagatgggaacctaaagccagtttttcgaataacaaaagatataccttcctcaccaggaggaataactaacttggattttttggctttggattcccatttttgccttaatacttgagctgctttcgcaactgtatctcgaatgcgaagagttggataataaaccacaccaaagaactcttgaaaggatcggatttctgccaggtgcatacctttggtcttcttgagatcctgcttctgcaaaagaaaaacatctgtcatgcattgaagacaatctacgaggggcttcgaaatctGGCCCAATACTCggaccaccaggctttgaaagcgTTAGTGGCATAGTACGAAGGAGCGTAGTTGAAGGGGCTCAAATTGAGGAGTTTCTTGTTATAAAAATGGACGGTAGTGTCAAAAGCAGAAGCCTTCTTGATAGCCCCAGGGTATAAAACAAGGCTCTTGTCGAACAAGGTGTTGGGCAGAGCCTGACTAAGCCCAAAttgtcgagaaaccaattgaggaTTATAACCACACAAAGTatagtcactgctagcaaagcctacagttaaaaccctaggcGAAAGGATGGTCCTCCAGAGCATAACATGATGTTCCTTGGGCAACGCAGGGTCACACACGTTGGGGTGAGAATTtctcagccagaaagggccacgaacaGCCTTGCTATAAGGGGAAAAACTGGAACGGTAATGCTTCAACTCAAGAAACATGGTAAAATACTTTCTGAAATCGGCCTCAAagctcgacgcatcataagTCGGGGTCAGGGTTTCGAGCCTGTGAgcatcaatcctggtgttagaaacagcTGGGGGATCGTCTTGTGCCGGCAGTAGAGATTCGAAGACGGCGTTCAACCAAAGTTGGAATAACCAGAGAGGTCCAGCTGCATTCAGAGAAACGGTTTTGGTATTTCGAATATCCTCGACggcttcattcagcatttgataaAGGTTACCAAGAACAAGCCTAGCCATggcaagttgtcgaccctcgtggaGCAAGTTGGCTAAAGGTAAAAGCTTGGCAGGTATACGCAAAGACTTGGTACAAAAGACATAAGCTGAAAGCCAATACAATAGGAACGCGAtatgttcagcatcagacacctcaccactctctacataatggtccttaataaACCGACCAAACGAGATGTTGTCAGTAGGAATCAAGATGGGTTTAGTAGCCGCAGGCACGGAATGATAATCATCGCCAATAGGCCACAATCCAGTGATGGTAGCAACATCCAGGAGGGTTGGGGTAATCATGCCAAAGGGAAGGTGAAGGCAATTAGTAGACCTCTCCTAAAAGTAAAGCGCGCTCAATATCATGGCAGGGTTATACGAAATTTGGgatctcgacagctgaatcaaaTCGAGAATCCCAACATTTTTCCAGTGTTGTCTCTTGTGctcctcaaccctatctaaccatttgaGATAGGCTTTGTCAttagcagaagggttaggaggAGCTGAACGAAAAGCCCGTTTTGGATCATTAAGAAATGGCATGCGGTAAGAAGGTTGGAAAGCCAAAATAAGCTCCTCCCCCCTAACACTAGGATGAAATGACTCATGTTCCTCAGgaagactattgggcctatcatgctttaCTACTTTTaaaggacccaaaatggcgcgcaaagtaccattaacagagaaaggaatgagtacctgggatttccagatagctctcttctctgcttcgttggggGGTTCTGGGATTGCCACACGCTTGGATTCATCCAGCCTGagctcagtggccaacggaatggtctGCTCATGGGTGGTCTGCTCAGGgttggaagccattgaagaagatgatggttgTTCTGAAGAAAACTGAGGAAGACGAAGGAAGAACTCAGGAAGAAGAAAGCTGCAAGCTTTAGGTTGTGAAGAGAGTAAAGCTTGAAAAGGAACGTCAATGGGGTATTTATAAGCAGAAATGCAAACAGACCCAAGGCCACATTAGGCTTCGGTTTATAAAAATTTGAAGTCCaagtgattattttattaattaaatcatGTCATTACCCAGCTTTTTGACATAGACGAAATCATgaccctaaaaaggctataactgtcagctagtggaaaGACATCAGACGTTATGGCCACTGATTGGACTTAAGGATCGGACGCTCGAGGATGCAAAACATTTGAATCGATGAGATTGAACGGACACGATCAAAAACGCTTGGTGTCTTCCAGCCAaggcagtcgacaaccaacatttttggggggcaactgttgaGCTAAAATCATTAACACCTCGATTCTCGACATCTATGTTGAAAAGGCAGTTGCTCGACAGAAAGGACTACGGTAAAACTCGTGACTCAGCACGTGTCGTCTCTCAAAAgcaagttagtaaaagccacATCTCGACAGACTCAGCAGATGAAGGAACTTCGATAAGCTTAACAGGAAAGGCAATTACCGAGTGATGGGCAATTACAAGCACGTGCgtgtacccacgatgccacgaatggcaacggttacccacgactcaagACCACCCACGTGGAAATTAAAACCACGTGCTCAGAATCTCCGGTTGAACGTGGGgtaaggcgccaaaattcaaacccactAAGCCAATACACATTgaaggaaaaccgccaagaacgtggagaAAAGgagaacactataaatagaagaaacaGCATCagaaaaggggttcccaactcaaactctgaaaatttaccagaaagctctaaatgtccgcatcaatgagactcaaggagcaagacgtgatgatggaggagtacgttgcagaaccagcattttagttttcttgtattAAGCTCGTCAATTTCCAGTTCTTTTATGCAGTTTCCTGTC
This portion of the Lotus japonicus ecotype B-129 chromosome 3, LjGifu_v1.2 genome encodes:
- the LOC130743914 gene encoding uncharacterized protein LOC130743914, whose protein sequence is MRIGQAEVITKPAPQVTSPVAHSSKDKPIVIEDDDDDDEDDNVSLADMLKGRKRKPKPAPSASQKKARGAGVSTTNKTSKLVSDAQPEIDGKEGGGDAALQADVHEHSTSNPPSRENSPAPNPAKSKTEGVEKPPKAASSAKKTSTSEGRRKVRSKSGHKSPHRSKSSTNSSPSKGSTHQETQGATSPIRETEALLDKDASPMPPPKSTATVQLWPQAKGGSSSHVSSEKLDILFEEDPLAALDGFLDGTLEWDSPPRQPDVTAETAQSSGNANLQQIEESMGRLKAIIFDSGFLDQIRADSQTSHAAKELLVFLLGQKLDSHQTATLANLQSFLMDVLATFHQAKDVGQAVNLKEAKVASGKAQVAAMEEDFKMLTARKVLVADELSSVDTRLEELRREIDKLEKRRADLVEEDPAVKTQLDALTKDSKALIISTKEVIKDLEVDQAVKKDLDATIATFADRLNSFKSLL